In the Camelus bactrianus isolate YW-2024 breed Bactrian camel chromosome 17, ASM4877302v1, whole genome shotgun sequence genome, one interval contains:
- the TMCC1 gene encoding transmembrane and coiled-coil domains protein 1 isoform X5, which produces MVQRFSLRRQLSKIERLEVGSLAQTSSAVASSTDGSIHTDSVDGTPDPQRTKAAIAHLQQKILKLTEQIKIAQTARDDNVAEYLKLANSADKQQAARIKQVFEKKNQKSAQTILQLQKKLEHYHRKLREVEQNGIPRQPKDVFRDMHQGLKDVGAKVTGFSEGVVDSVKGGLSSFSQATHSAAGAVVSKPREIASLIRNKFGSADNIPNLKDSLEEGQVDDGGKALGVISNFQSSPKYGSEEDCSSATSGSVGANSTTGGIAVGASSSKTNTLDMQSSGFDALLHEIQEIRETQARLEESFETLKEHYQRDYSLIMQALQEERYRCERLEEQLNDLTELHQNEILNLKQELASMEEKIAYQSYERARDIQEALEACQTRISKMELQQQQQQVVQLEGLENATARNLLGKLINILLALMAVLLVFVSTVANCVVPLMKTRNRTFSTLFLVVFIAFLWKHWDALFSYVERFFSSPR; this is translated from the exons ATCGAGCGGTTGGAAGTAGGCAGCCTCGCCCAGACTTCCAGTGCAGTGGCCTCCAGCACCGATGGCAGCATCCACACAGACTCTGTGGATGGAACGCCAGACCCTCAGCGCACAAAGGCTGCTATTGCTCACCTGCAGCAGAAGATCCTGAAGCTCACAGAGCAGATCAAGATCGCGCAGACAGCCCGGGACGACAACGTTGCTGAGTACCTGAAGCTTGCCAACAGTGCAGACAAGCAGCAGGCTGCCCGTATCAAGCAGGTCTTTGAAAAGAAGAACCAGAAATCTGCCCAAACCATCCTCCAGCTCCAAAAGAAGCTTGAGCACTACCACAGAAAGCTCCGAGAGGTGGAGCAGAATGGGATCCCCCGGCAGCCAAAGGACGTCTTCAGGGACATGCACCAGGGTCTGAAGGATGTGGGAGCGAAGGTGACCGGCTTCAGTGAAGGTGTAGTGGACAGTGTCAAAGGTGGACTTTCCAGCTTCTCCCAGGCGACCCATTCAGCAGCAGGGGCTGTGGTTTCAAAGCCCAGAGAGATCGCCTCACTAATTCGGAATAAGTTTGGCAGCGCAGACAATATCCCTAACCTGAAGGACTCTTTAGAGGAAGGACAAGTGGATGATGGGGGGAAGGCTTTGGGAGTGATTTCAAACTTTCAGTCGAGCCCCAAATATGGTAGTGAGGAAGATTGTTCTAGTGCCACCTCAGGCTCAGTGGGAGCCAACAGTACCACTGGAGGCATCGCTGTAGGAGCGTCCAGCTCCAAAACAAACACCCTGGACATGCAGAGCTCAGGATTCGATGCACTACTGCATGAGATCCAGGAGATCCGGGAAACCCAGGCCAGACTGGAGGAATCCTTTGAGACCCTCAAGGAACATTATCAGAGGGACTATTCATTAATAATGCAGGCCTTACAGGAGGAGCGATATAG ATGTGAACGATTAGAAGAACAACTGAATGACCTGACAGAGCTCCACCAGAATGAAATCTTGAACTTGAAGCAGGAATTGGCCAGCATGGAAGAGAAGATTGCATATCAGTCCTATGAACGGGCCCGGGACATCCAG GAGGCCCTGGAGGCATGCCAGACCCGCATCTCTAAGAtggagctgcagcagcagcagcagcaggtggtgcagctggaggggctggagaaCGCCACGGCGCGCAACCTGCTGGGCAAGCTCATCAACATCCTCCTGGCGCTCATGGCCGTCCTCCTGGTCTTCGTCTCCACGGTGGCCAACTGCGTGGTCCCGCTCATGAAGACGCGCAACAGGACGTTCAGCACTTTATTCCTTGTGGTCTTCATTGCCTTTCTCTGGAAGCACTGGGACGCCCTCTTCAGCTACGTGGAGCGGTTCTTTTCTTCCCCGAGGTGA
- the TMCC1 gene encoding transmembrane and coiled-coil domains protein 1 isoform X6, which produces MEPSLSSETIERLEVGSLAQTSSAVASSTDGSIHTDSVDGTPDPQRTKAAIAHLQQKILKLTEQIKIAQTARDDNVAEYLKLANSADKQQAARIKQVFEKKNQKSAQTILQLQKKLEHYHRKLREVEQNGIPRQPKDVFRDMHQGLKDVGAKVTGFSEGVVDSVKGGLSSFSQATHSAAGAVVSKPREIASLIRNKFGSADNIPNLKDSLEEGQVDDGGKALGVISNFQSSPKYGSEEDCSSATSGSVGANSTTGGIAVGASSSKTNTLDMQSSGFDALLHEIQEIRETQARLEESFETLKEHYQRDYSLIMQALQEERYRCERLEEQLNDLTELHQNEILNLKQELASMEEKIAYQSYERARDIQEALEACQTRISKMELQQQQQQVVQLEGLENATARNLLGKLINILLALMAVLLVFVSTVANCVVPLMKTRNRTFSTLFLVVFIAFLWKHWDALFSYVERFFSSPR; this is translated from the exons ATCGAGCGGTTGGAAGTAGGCAGCCTCGCCCAGACTTCCAGTGCAGTGGCCTCCAGCACCGATGGCAGCATCCACACAGACTCTGTGGATGGAACGCCAGACCCTCAGCGCACAAAGGCTGCTATTGCTCACCTGCAGCAGAAGATCCTGAAGCTCACAGAGCAGATCAAGATCGCGCAGACAGCCCGGGACGACAACGTTGCTGAGTACCTGAAGCTTGCCAACAGTGCAGACAAGCAGCAGGCTGCCCGTATCAAGCAGGTCTTTGAAAAGAAGAACCAGAAATCTGCCCAAACCATCCTCCAGCTCCAAAAGAAGCTTGAGCACTACCACAGAAAGCTCCGAGAGGTGGAGCAGAATGGGATCCCCCGGCAGCCAAAGGACGTCTTCAGGGACATGCACCAGGGTCTGAAGGATGTGGGAGCGAAGGTGACCGGCTTCAGTGAAGGTGTAGTGGACAGTGTCAAAGGTGGACTTTCCAGCTTCTCCCAGGCGACCCATTCAGCAGCAGGGGCTGTGGTTTCAAAGCCCAGAGAGATCGCCTCACTAATTCGGAATAAGTTTGGCAGCGCAGACAATATCCCTAACCTGAAGGACTCTTTAGAGGAAGGACAAGTGGATGATGGGGGGAAGGCTTTGGGAGTGATTTCAAACTTTCAGTCGAGCCCCAAATATGGTAGTGAGGAAGATTGTTCTAGTGCCACCTCAGGCTCAGTGGGAGCCAACAGTACCACTGGAGGCATCGCTGTAGGAGCGTCCAGCTCCAAAACAAACACCCTGGACATGCAGAGCTCAGGATTCGATGCACTACTGCATGAGATCCAGGAGATCCGGGAAACCCAGGCCAGACTGGAGGAATCCTTTGAGACCCTCAAGGAACATTATCAGAGGGACTATTCATTAATAATGCAGGCCTTACAGGAGGAGCGATATAG ATGTGAACGATTAGAAGAACAACTGAATGACCTGACAGAGCTCCACCAGAATGAAATCTTGAACTTGAAGCAGGAATTGGCCAGCATGGAAGAGAAGATTGCATATCAGTCCTATGAACGGGCCCGGGACATCCAG GAGGCCCTGGAGGCATGCCAGACCCGCATCTCTAAGAtggagctgcagcagcagcagcagcaggtggtgcagctggaggggctggagaaCGCCACGGCGCGCAACCTGCTGGGCAAGCTCATCAACATCCTCCTGGCGCTCATGGCCGTCCTCCTGGTCTTCGTCTCCACGGTGGCCAACTGCGTGGTCCCGCTCATGAAGACGCGCAACAGGACGTTCAGCACTTTATTCCTTGTGGTCTTCATTGCCTTTCTCTGGAAGCACTGGGACGCCCTCTTCAGCTACGTGGAGCGGTTCTTTTCTTCCCCGAGGTGA
- the TMCC1 gene encoding transmembrane and coiled-coil domains protein 1 isoform X4 — protein sequence MEPSLSSETVCCICIERLEVGSLAQTSSAVASSTDGSIHTDSVDGTPDPQRTKAAIAHLQQKILKLTEQIKIAQTARDDNVAEYLKLANSADKQQAARIKQVFEKKNQKSAQTILQLQKKLEHYHRKLREVEQNGIPRQPKDVFRDMHQGLKDVGAKVTGFSEGVVDSVKGGLSSFSQATHSAAGAVVSKPREIASLIRNKFGSADNIPNLKDSLEEGQVDDGGKALGVISNFQSSPKYGSEEDCSSATSGSVGANSTTGGIAVGASSSKTNTLDMQSSGFDALLHEIQEIRETQARLEESFETLKEHYQRDYSLIMQALQEERYRCERLEEQLNDLTELHQNEILNLKQELASMEEKIAYQSYERARDIQEALEACQTRISKMELQQQQQQVVQLEGLENATARNLLGKLINILLALMAVLLVFVSTVANCVVPLMKTRNRTFSTLFLVVFIAFLWKHWDALFSYVERFFSSPR from the exons ATCGAGCGGTTGGAAGTAGGCAGCCTCGCCCAGACTTCCAGTGCAGTGGCCTCCAGCACCGATGGCAGCATCCACACAGACTCTGTGGATGGAACGCCAGACCCTCAGCGCACAAAGGCTGCTATTGCTCACCTGCAGCAGAAGATCCTGAAGCTCACAGAGCAGATCAAGATCGCGCAGACAGCCCGGGACGACAACGTTGCTGAGTACCTGAAGCTTGCCAACAGTGCAGACAAGCAGCAGGCTGCCCGTATCAAGCAGGTCTTTGAAAAGAAGAACCAGAAATCTGCCCAAACCATCCTCCAGCTCCAAAAGAAGCTTGAGCACTACCACAGAAAGCTCCGAGAGGTGGAGCAGAATGGGATCCCCCGGCAGCCAAAGGACGTCTTCAGGGACATGCACCAGGGTCTGAAGGATGTGGGAGCGAAGGTGACCGGCTTCAGTGAAGGTGTAGTGGACAGTGTCAAAGGTGGACTTTCCAGCTTCTCCCAGGCGACCCATTCAGCAGCAGGGGCTGTGGTTTCAAAGCCCAGAGAGATCGCCTCACTAATTCGGAATAAGTTTGGCAGCGCAGACAATATCCCTAACCTGAAGGACTCTTTAGAGGAAGGACAAGTGGATGATGGGGGGAAGGCTTTGGGAGTGATTTCAAACTTTCAGTCGAGCCCCAAATATGGTAGTGAGGAAGATTGTTCTAGTGCCACCTCAGGCTCAGTGGGAGCCAACAGTACCACTGGAGGCATCGCTGTAGGAGCGTCCAGCTCCAAAACAAACACCCTGGACATGCAGAGCTCAGGATTCGATGCACTACTGCATGAGATCCAGGAGATCCGGGAAACCCAGGCCAGACTGGAGGAATCCTTTGAGACCCTCAAGGAACATTATCAGAGGGACTATTCATTAATAATGCAGGCCTTACAGGAGGAGCGATATAG ATGTGAACGATTAGAAGAACAACTGAATGACCTGACAGAGCTCCACCAGAATGAAATCTTGAACTTGAAGCAGGAATTGGCCAGCATGGAAGAGAAGATTGCATATCAGTCCTATGAACGGGCCCGGGACATCCAG GAGGCCCTGGAGGCATGCCAGACCCGCATCTCTAAGAtggagctgcagcagcagcagcagcaggtggtgcagctggaggggctggagaaCGCCACGGCGCGCAACCTGCTGGGCAAGCTCATCAACATCCTCCTGGCGCTCATGGCCGTCCTCCTGGTCTTCGTCTCCACGGTGGCCAACTGCGTGGTCCCGCTCATGAAGACGCGCAACAGGACGTTCAGCACTTTATTCCTTGTGGTCTTCATTGCCTTTCTCTGGAAGCACTGGGACGCCCTCTTCAGCTACGTGGAGCGGTTCTTTTCTTCCCCGAGGTGA
- the TMCC1 gene encoding transmembrane and coiled-coil domains protein 1 isoform X3, whose protein sequence is MLMWCGCTCLFCERHFSEAVKIERLEVGSLAQTSSAVASSTDGSIHTDSVDGTPDPQRTKAAIAHLQQKILKLTEQIKIAQTARDDNVAEYLKLANSADKQQAARIKQVFEKKNQKSAQTILQLQKKLEHYHRKLREVEQNGIPRQPKDVFRDMHQGLKDVGAKVTGFSEGVVDSVKGGLSSFSQATHSAAGAVVSKPREIASLIRNKFGSADNIPNLKDSLEEGQVDDGGKALGVISNFQSSPKYGSEEDCSSATSGSVGANSTTGGIAVGASSSKTNTLDMQSSGFDALLHEIQEIRETQARLEESFETLKEHYQRDYSLIMQALQEERYRCERLEEQLNDLTELHQNEILNLKQELASMEEKIAYQSYERARDIQEALEACQTRISKMELQQQQQQVVQLEGLENATARNLLGKLINILLALMAVLLVFVSTVANCVVPLMKTRNRTFSTLFLVVFIAFLWKHWDALFSYVERFFSSPR, encoded by the exons ATCGAGCGGTTGGAAGTAGGCAGCCTCGCCCAGACTTCCAGTGCAGTGGCCTCCAGCACCGATGGCAGCATCCACACAGACTCTGTGGATGGAACGCCAGACCCTCAGCGCACAAAGGCTGCTATTGCTCACCTGCAGCAGAAGATCCTGAAGCTCACAGAGCAGATCAAGATCGCGCAGACAGCCCGGGACGACAACGTTGCTGAGTACCTGAAGCTTGCCAACAGTGCAGACAAGCAGCAGGCTGCCCGTATCAAGCAGGTCTTTGAAAAGAAGAACCAGAAATCTGCCCAAACCATCCTCCAGCTCCAAAAGAAGCTTGAGCACTACCACAGAAAGCTCCGAGAGGTGGAGCAGAATGGGATCCCCCGGCAGCCAAAGGACGTCTTCAGGGACATGCACCAGGGTCTGAAGGATGTGGGAGCGAAGGTGACCGGCTTCAGTGAAGGTGTAGTGGACAGTGTCAAAGGTGGACTTTCCAGCTTCTCCCAGGCGACCCATTCAGCAGCAGGGGCTGTGGTTTCAAAGCCCAGAGAGATCGCCTCACTAATTCGGAATAAGTTTGGCAGCGCAGACAATATCCCTAACCTGAAGGACTCTTTAGAGGAAGGACAAGTGGATGATGGGGGGAAGGCTTTGGGAGTGATTTCAAACTTTCAGTCGAGCCCCAAATATGGTAGTGAGGAAGATTGTTCTAGTGCCACCTCAGGCTCAGTGGGAGCCAACAGTACCACTGGAGGCATCGCTGTAGGAGCGTCCAGCTCCAAAACAAACACCCTGGACATGCAGAGCTCAGGATTCGATGCACTACTGCATGAGATCCAGGAGATCCGGGAAACCCAGGCCAGACTGGAGGAATCCTTTGAGACCCTCAAGGAACATTATCAGAGGGACTATTCATTAATAATGCAGGCCTTACAGGAGGAGCGATATAG ATGTGAACGATTAGAAGAACAACTGAATGACCTGACAGAGCTCCACCAGAATGAAATCTTGAACTTGAAGCAGGAATTGGCCAGCATGGAAGAGAAGATTGCATATCAGTCCTATGAACGGGCCCGGGACATCCAG GAGGCCCTGGAGGCATGCCAGACCCGCATCTCTAAGAtggagctgcagcagcagcagcagcaggtggtgcagctggaggggctggagaaCGCCACGGCGCGCAACCTGCTGGGCAAGCTCATCAACATCCTCCTGGCGCTCATGGCCGTCCTCCTGGTCTTCGTCTCCACGGTGGCCAACTGCGTGGTCCCGCTCATGAAGACGCGCAACAGGACGTTCAGCACTTTATTCCTTGTGGTCTTCATTGCCTTTCTCTGGAAGCACTGGGACGCCCTCTTCAGCTACGTGGAGCGGTTCTTTTCTTCCCCGAGGTGA